One window from the genome of Natrialba magadii ATCC 43099 encodes:
- a CDS encoding peptidoglycan recognition protein family protein, whose product MCLDCTTHDPDGEQHSSTDDRETTSHSNWKRRSFLQATGVAAGTGTILGTQVDRTAASHTECDAADRWVEAANHSARDHSIDWIVIHVTAGAYQGALNTLTSSDSGVSSHYLVKNYDWTDGPEAGHVDQLVHHDRAAWHARSIANHRSIGIEHEWFDDNGISDACYESSAELVRCIADMHDIPLEFYTSNTCIQNESGGIIGHTHVPDGDCSSFHHGGRTCPYPDWDMDHFESLVKEEDGGGGGGGGGDEFQDGDQVVTTTDLNGREQPCLNDDVVLTLPEGTQAEVMNGPEECDDITWWGLYVPSENEWVWCSENYLAHA is encoded by the coding sequence ATGTGCCTTGATTGCACCACACACGATCCGGACGGCGAACAGCACTCGAGTACCGACGACCGAGAGACGACCAGCCATAGCAACTGGAAGCGGCGATCGTTTCTCCAGGCGACCGGTGTTGCCGCCGGGACCGGGACGATACTCGGAACCCAGGTAGATCGGACAGCAGCCTCACACACCGAGTGCGACGCCGCGGACCGCTGGGTCGAGGCGGCGAACCACAGCGCGCGCGACCATAGCATCGACTGGATTGTCATCCACGTCACTGCCGGCGCATATCAGGGCGCGCTCAACACCCTCACCAGTTCGGACTCGGGCGTCAGTTCTCACTACCTCGTGAAGAACTACGACTGGACCGACGGCCCCGAGGCAGGTCACGTCGACCAGCTGGTTCACCACGACCGCGCGGCCTGGCACGCCCGATCCATCGCGAATCATCGCTCAATCGGTATCGAACACGAGTGGTTCGACGACAACGGCATCTCCGACGCCTGCTACGAGTCTTCCGCCGAACTCGTACGCTGCATTGCGGACATGCACGACATCCCACTCGAGTTCTATACGAGCAACACCTGCATCCAGAACGAGTCGGGAGGGATCATCGGCCACACGCACGTGCCGGATGGCGACTGCAGTAGCTTCCACCACGGTGGTCGTACCTGTCCGTATCCGGACTGGGATATGGATCACTTCGAGAGTCTGGTGAAAGAGGAGGACGGTGGCGGTGGCGGTGGTGGTGGCGGCGACGAGTTCCAGGACGGCGACCAGGTCGTCACGACGACGGATCTGAACGGGCGCGAACAGCCGTGTCTCAACGACGATGTCGTGTTGACGCTGCCCGAGGGAACCCAGGCCGAGGTGATGAACGGCCCCGAGGAGTGTGATGACATCACCTGGTGGGGGCTGTACGTTCCATCGGAGAACGAGTGGGTCTGGTGTTCGGAAAACTATCTGGCTCACGCCTGA
- a CDS encoding TrmB family transcriptional regulator, which yields MTSDESAAIDAFERLGLTSYEAKVFIALQQLGSGTARDVARTTDVPRSQVYSVAESLEERGLLAVQQASPIRYRPVSIDEAQTTLQNRFEREQERAFEYVEQVKRDSAEEETQEDIWTVRGRERVDDRVVDLVSNADDRVLFGTRLPDLVTPALGDALESSAAVGVAVTVVSRDEGVRDRLGSLEGVTTDLPPTHREDDERSGRILIVDDDALLLSVVDDSGGETAIWSSGSLFASVLIQLIEASEELR from the coding sequence ATGACCAGCGACGAGAGCGCCGCCATCGACGCCTTCGAACGCCTCGGCCTCACCAGCTACGAGGCCAAGGTCTTCATCGCCCTCCAGCAACTCGGTTCCGGCACGGCCCGGGACGTCGCCCGAACGACCGATGTCCCGCGCTCACAGGTCTACAGCGTCGCCGAGAGCTTGGAGGAACGTGGTCTCCTCGCTGTTCAGCAGGCGAGTCCGATCCGCTATCGCCCGGTCAGCATCGACGAAGCCCAGACGACCCTCCAGAACCGTTTCGAGCGCGAACAGGAACGCGCGTTCGAGTACGTCGAGCAGGTCAAACGCGACTCCGCCGAGGAGGAAACCCAGGAGGACATCTGGACGGTTCGCGGCCGCGAACGCGTCGATGACCGCGTCGTCGATCTGGTCTCGAACGCCGACGACCGGGTCCTGTTCGGCACTCGACTCCCCGACCTCGTCACCCCCGCGCTGGGCGACGCACTCGAGAGCAGTGCCGCGGTCGGCGTCGCCGTCACCGTCGTCAGCCGTGACGAGGGCGTCCGAGACAGACTCGGCTCCCTCGAGGGAGTCACGACGGATCTCCCGCCGACACACCGCGAGGACGACGAGCGGTCGGGACGAATCCTCATCGTCGACGACGACGCGTTGTTGCTGAGCGTCGTCGACGACAGCGGCGGCGAAACCGCGATCTGGAGTTCAGGCTCGCTGTTCGCGTCCGTGCTGATTCAGCTGATCGAGGCGAGTGAGGAGCTTCGCTGA
- a CDS encoding mRNA surveillance protein pelota: MQIKDREPLDGGRERVTVVPESVDDLWHLQYVLEPGDRVAGDTTRRIQRNDDQMRDTGGEREHMWVAIAVEDIEFHKFANRLRVGGEIVACSREDQLGFHHTLNVEEREELSIEKRFKPDQEARLEEAEEATENPDVAIATVEEGQAHVHTVAQYGTEERATITGPTGKGEYARERSELFAELGDVLRRQDADAIILAGPGFTKQDARSYLEDNEPEVAEKITMVDTASVGDRGVHEVLKRGAVADVQQETRIESEAEYIDELTERIAQGAKAAYGPEEVQQAAEFGAIERLLILDDRLRKERGPDGEWAIDVDQVVRTAEQKGGEVTVFSSEFPPGQQLSNLGGIAALLRYRLE; the protein is encoded by the coding sequence ATGCAAATCAAAGACCGGGAACCGCTCGACGGCGGACGCGAGCGGGTTACCGTCGTCCCCGAGAGCGTCGACGACCTCTGGCACCTCCAGTACGTGCTAGAGCCCGGCGACCGCGTTGCCGGCGATACGACCCGACGGATCCAGCGTAACGACGATCAGATGCGAGATACCGGTGGCGAACGCGAGCACATGTGGGTCGCCATCGCCGTCGAGGACATCGAGTTCCACAAGTTCGCGAACCGACTGCGCGTCGGCGGCGAGATCGTCGCCTGTTCGCGCGAGGACCAACTCGGCTTTCACCACACCCTGAACGTCGAGGAACGCGAAGAGCTCTCGATCGAGAAGCGCTTCAAACCCGACCAGGAAGCCCGTCTCGAGGAAGCCGAGGAGGCAACCGAGAACCCGGATGTCGCCATCGCCACCGTCGAGGAAGGACAGGCCCACGTGCACACGGTCGCCCAGTACGGCACCGAGGAACGAGCCACGATCACCGGCCCCACCGGAAAGGGGGAGTACGCCCGCGAACGCTCAGAGCTGTTCGCCGAACTCGGCGACGTACTCAGGCGACAGGACGCGGACGCGATCATCCTCGCCGGACCGGGCTTTACGAAACAGGACGCCAGATCGTACCTCGAGGACAACGAGCCCGAAGTCGCCGAGAAGATCACGATGGTCGACACGGCGAGCGTCGGTGACCGGGGCGTCCACGAAGTCCTGAAGCGCGGTGCCGTCGCAGACGTCCAACAGGAGACGCGCATCGAGAGCGAGGCCGAGTACATCGACGAACTCACCGAACGCATCGCACAGGGTGCGAAGGCAGCGTATGGCCCCGAGGAGGTCCAGCAGGCCGCCGAGTTCGGCGCGATCGAGCGCCTGCTCATCCTCGACGACCGCCTGCGCAAGGAGCGCGGCCCCGACGGCGAGTGGGCCATCGACGTCGACCAGGTCGTGCGCACGGCCGAACAGAAAGGCGGCGAGGTCACCGTCTTCTCGAGTGAGTTCCCGCCTGGCCAACAGCTCTCGAACCTCGGTGGCATTGCGGCGCTGTTACGATACCGACTCGAGTAG